A part of Lacibacter sp. H407 genomic DNA contains:
- a CDS encoding dienelactone hydrolase family protein has translation MKRMSLRFLLPVLAIAAFAACNNEEATTTTETKEPVLKEESITYTGDSITMNGFVVYDENIEGARPAVLVVPEWWGLTDYGMMRARELAKLGYIAMAIDMYGNGKTADNPDSAGAFATPFYQNPQMAKTRIEAAIAKIKTYPQTDAANVAAIGYCFGGAMVLNTARMGIDLKGVVSFHGNLVGTPLNKDLLKSKILVCHGAADPFVPVEEVAKFKKEMDSTGIAYTFEEYADAVHAFTNPNATAMGEKFKIPIKYNAAADTASWKDMNEFFTSLFQQQ, from the coding sequence ATGAAACGTATGTCTCTCCGCTTTTTGTTACCAGTTTTAGCAATTGCAGCATTTGCTGCCTGTAACAACGAAGAAGCCACAACAACAACTGAAACGAAAGAACCTGTTCTGAAAGAAGAAAGCATCACGTATACCGGCGACAGTATTACCATGAATGGCTTTGTGGTGTACGATGAAAATATTGAAGGTGCCCGCCCGGCTGTATTGGTAGTTCCGGAATGGTGGGGATTGACTGACTATGGAATGATGCGTGCCCGTGAACTTGCGAAGCTTGGCTATATTGCTATGGCCATTGATATGTATGGCAATGGTAAAACAGCCGATAACCCGGATAGTGCCGGAGCGTTTGCAACTCCTTTTTATCAAAACCCACAAATGGCAAAAACCCGTATTGAAGCGGCCATTGCTAAAATCAAAACCTATCCGCAAACCGATGCAGCCAATGTTGCAGCTATCGGTTATTGCTTTGGCGGAGCAATGGTATTGAATACTGCCCGCATGGGTATCGACTTAAAAGGCGTGGTAAGCTTTCATGGAAATTTAGTTGGCACTCCACTTAATAAGGACTTGTTGAAATCAAAGATCCTTGTTTGTCATGGTGCGGCCGATCCATTTGTACCGGTTGAAGAAGTGGCCAAATTCAAAAAAGAGATGGATTCAACAGGCATTGCTTATACATTTGAAGAATATGCAGATGCGGTGCACGCATTCACCAATCCCAACGCAACAGCAATGGGCGAAAAATTTAAAATTCCAATCAAGTATAACGCAGCAGCTGATACAGCCAGCTGGAAGGATATGAACGAATTCTTTACCTCGCTGTTCCAACAACAGTAA
- a CDS encoding ferredoxin--NADP reductase yields the protein MALQPWRTGKIIRIVDETPNTKRYWIQLSELDVFDFKPGQFVQLEFPIHEQQSKRLRSYSIASWPDGTNVFELLIVLNEAGAGTTWLFNNATVGTEFPVRGAMGVFTLPDPIEKDLFFICTGTGIAPFRSMAHYIKLHNLPHKNIYLLFGTRKKTDLLYYEELTQLQKELPGFHYVPTLSREEWEGRTGYVHPIYEELCSSRQEASFYLCGWKAMIDETKKRIMEMGYDKKAIHQELYG from the coding sequence ATGGCGCTTCAACCCTGGCGTACCGGCAAGATCATTCGTATTGTTGACGAAACGCCCAATACAAAACGTTACTGGATCCAGCTTTCAGAACTGGATGTATTTGATTTTAAGCCCGGTCAATTTGTGCAGCTCGAATTTCCGATTCACGAACAGCAAAGCAAACGCCTACGCAGTTACAGCATTGCATCATGGCCCGATGGTACCAATGTATTTGAACTGCTCATTGTATTAAATGAAGCAGGTGCAGGCACCACCTGGTTATTTAATAACGCAACTGTAGGAACCGAATTTCCTGTACGTGGTGCTATGGGTGTGTTTACGTTGCCCGACCCAATTGAAAAAGATCTCTTCTTTATTTGTACAGGAACAGGTATTGCACCATTCCGCAGTATGGCACATTATATTAAGTTGCATAATCTTCCGCATAAAAATATTTATCTGTTGTTTGGCACACGCAAAAAAACAGACCTTCTTTATTACGAAGAATTAACACAGCTGCAGAAAGAACTTCCGGGCTTTCATTATGTACCCACGCTTTCACGGGAAGAATGGGAGGGTCGCACCGGTTATGTACATCCTATCTACGAAGAGTTATGCAGCAGCAGACAAGAAGCAAGTTTTTATCTCTGCGGATGGAAAGCCATGATCGATGAAACAAAGAAGCGCATTATGGAAATGGGCTACGATAAGAAAGCGATTCATCAGGAGTTATATGGATAA